The Triticum aestivum cultivar Chinese Spring chromosome 6D, IWGSC CS RefSeq v2.1, whole genome shotgun sequence genomic sequence tctagatacatccattcctcggacaagtatttccggacggagtgaGTATAAGATAATTAAGATAGTGAAGTCTGTTTTAAACCTTGAGGTTGCAGAGCACGACGCAGATGCACCACAACGTTACCTCTCAAATCAGATTAGTTTTGTCTCTCGTACCGCTTCGGGTGGTTCTCATCTGACGTGGACAAGGTTTTGACCAAAACTTGACATGTCACCCGAGTTTAACCATCACGTCACAGCCCATGTCATTTTCTCTAAGAAACACAGttcactcactagtagaaaaagggtctaatgtgaaactcattagtcccggtttggtattgaaccggcactaatgtgaccattaatgccggttccaacggccaggcgggcgacgctcattagtaccggttcgtgccacgaaccggtactaaagaggtggtggcctttagtacgggttggtggctccaaccggtactaaagggggggtgtctttagtaccggttggagccaccaaccggtactaaaggtggtgcgctgccacccgcagtgcacaatgtttagtcccacctcgctagttgagaggagctcgcaccggtttataagccccgctgcggctaccgtgtcaagctcctctctaagcaggcctttgtgggcctattgcaagtcttctgccctgtggggcctactgggccgtacgggcatgcatcctggcccaactagagattgggtttctagccgtatgcaggccgtgccggcccagtaggctggctgtttttgctttatttcaaaaataaaagtaaaaaaatcctcaccaaccgggactaaaggtcccccagaccacgGCGCGCCTTGTGCCACGCggtgggcctttggtcctggttcgtgttAAAACGGGACTAAGGGGAACCTTTAGTCCCCATTCTTTAGTACCGGTTtcagaaccggtattaaaggtcctTACGAACGGGTACTAAAAATCGTTTTTTACTAGTGGATCAAAGTGTCCCCGACTCCTCCCTAGGCGCGGCGAGGTCAGATGGGAACCGTGACAACGTCGTCCATCATGGTCATGCGGCGGAGGTGGAGCGCTCTAGCCTCCGTGCTGCGCGGGCCGTCGAGCTGCAACCTGCTCTGCTGGACAGGAGGCCCGAGCAGGGGGAGGAGCTCGGACGAGCCCTCCGCACGCACGCACCTCCATTGATGCTGTTGGCCACGTATCGGATCGTGTGCATTGCAGCGGCGTGTAAAGTGCAGTCCATGGAGCAACGCGCTGTGTATCGGATCGTATGCAATGCGGTGCACCCGCcgctcgctcgctctctctctctctctgccagcGCGCTAGTGTGCGCGTGCGTGTGCATCTGTGCTGTacgagtgcgtgcgtgcgtgcctcATCGGCAGTCCTCGCCGTGCCGCAGCTCCCCGGCCGCCTGCGCCGTGTACCTCCTTCTTTTGTTGCTTGGCGCGCGCCAACTGCTCCCCTGATCAtcaaatatattcaggtgggggagctcccccccccccccccccccccccccgaacattcaaaaaaaattgggaaggaagaagaagattgccacCTAGGCAACGACCGGTCAAAAGCATGACAAGTCAGCATCAAAAGCATGCCAAGTCAGCACCGAAACTACTTTTTGAACAAGATTGCCACCTGGGCTTCCTCGCTCGGTTGCCACCGGCTGAAGCAGGGGAGGACAACCCGTTGTCGTCGGGGCCGTGCCACCTCCCTTGCTGCCGGCCTTGGTTGATGGTTCGGCGGCTCGAAGCATGTTGTTTGTCCCAACCTCTTCCTTGGTGCGGGGCGGCGATAGGTTGGTCAattccggcggcggtggcggaagggTCTTGCGGTTCCATTCCGACGGGGCGTCGGGAAGTGGTGATCGATCGGTCGAGTAGCTACTTTTTGAGGCAGACTTACAATTTTTACTCCTTTAACGGTTTAAGAGATCAGCTACGTGTGGTTAACTCCTCAAAATGAGGAATTAAAATGTTTTAAGGATTggttagagatgctcttagaagAGTTAGATACAACGAGCCAAAAACGACAACCTACAACTTTCAAAAATAGAAACGACAACCTACTTGAAATTAGTAGGCCTTATGCAATATAATCTATAAGTTGAGTTGGAGAAATAAAATCTGGGGTGATGCACCTCGAAAAAAAAATCTTGGGGTGATGCGAGAGGATGGACATTTGGGGAAAGAAAAACTTGGATGAATGACTGAATCTCATCAGTTGGAAGGAAGCAGCCGATGAGGTGCTCAACCTGAACTGACCTGATCGACGGAGCTGCTTGGGGAGCATTCCTCTGCGAGCGAACATACAAACCTCGTTCGCAATTATCCCACGATTTGAACATGACAAACCTAGCTATATTATATATTGAATTTATACTTGGAAAAGGAAATAACGGTACATAGCCGGTGAACGCCAAAGTGGGGAGAATTGCTAAAAACAACAAATAATATTCAAACATAAAAATGGATATACATCTTTCTAGCATCATTAAACAGTTGCACAGAGAAAACTAACCAAGGTGGCAATTGAAAACTACACAGCCAGTCATTTTACGATACTTCGAAAAATTACAAACCAAGAAATATCCTATTGTTTCCATCATCACCCAAGTCTGCATGAATTTTCTCCCTACTGTTTTTGTCATGAAGTCCTGGTAAGTGGTGCATGTTGCTCCAAGAATAGCCCTGGAGCAAAATTGTAAACCAGCAGCAAGAGTTCTCACGCCCtattcttctttctttcctttctttGGCACAGGCTTTTGGTACATCGCTATCTGACCCAAAATCGTACCGTTTGTCACGATGCCGATTACAGAGCCCATAAGTACTTTCCAGGAGTCAAGGAGGGTCCAGAGGAGTACAGCAAAGGGAAAACAAATACTGCATCAAATAGACATATCCCAATCATACTATATGTATGTGTCACTGAAACTAGTACCATATTCTTTCGATAATCCATGATATCTATGCATCTTCCAAATCAACTTAAACTAACAGGACTCTGAATGAACGGATCAGCAACCTAACTCAATAGGTTCACCAACAACTCATATTGGCCTAGAGCTGGACTGGTTATGCACAAGGGGAAATACGGGATATTGCTAATAATGTACGATACAGCAGTTTAgcttgtcaacaagcaaatcagaAACAGCCACATACAAACAGTCAGAGGTTTAGTAATGAACTATAATCAGAGAATCAAAGGATACCACTTAACGGAGTCTTCTCCTGGATGCTGGTAAAAACTCTTACTGCAACAGGAAGTGGCATAAGAATTAGCAAGCGTTCAACACTCCATAGAAAGGGAAAGTTTCACATATGAGTAAAACTTGATGAACAAAACCAATATTTACCTAAACTAAAGGTCAAAAGTACTTTGCCAAATAAGAATATGAACTGATTCAAGTCATCAACCATATTCTTTGGAGTATAATGTATTAAAAAAATTAACGGAACTAATACTGTTTAGTGTTTAGACAGTAACATCAGACTGAAAAGGAAATGCGAGTCAATAAAATTAAGTCCTGAAAATTTATTGCCAACTAGTCCAACTTACCAAGGGAACCAGCGAAGTTCATGAAAGAAGTCAGGAAGCTCAGCTCGCCAGTGCTCTTATTCTGCATAACACCAACAACCAGTCTATATTCAAACTCATCTCTTAAGATAAAAAAAAGGTTCTGCAACAGTGCTACTAAAAGAATGTTACAGTAAAGTGTTAGTTAGCTAGAAACGGTGATCCCTTTATCCATTGATAAAAAGAACTTGCTACAAAAAAATTGAACAATCATATAGCTAGGTGTAGCAAGatgtaacagaaaataaaggccATACTGTGAAATTTTTCCATATCTGCGGTACTCTAGCACAAAAGAAGATGGCATGCTGTGAAGCCTACAAAACGCACAAGTCGCAGAATCAGAAGACGAGATCATACAGAACTTTTCAAGTGTACACAAAATCAAATACCACTTGCTACTTACATAAAGGATTTCAAAAAGACCTGGATCAATTTTTCCAGCCAAAACAGTTGGAGCTAGTCCACAATATCTAAACAACCATTGCTTAGGGAAAGCAGGTAAAATAAATACGAAATCAGCACAGCGTTACTGAAACTGAGTGATTTCTCAACATTTCCCATTTGTATTTCCATACTGTTGCTGATGGTACCTAAGAAAAACTATAATAGATTCCTGGACAACAAGGATACAGCAAAGCTTTCATCCATGTTTTGCTTCCCATTGGTGGCGAGTAATAGTAAATGATTCCAATCAAGATAATTGCTGCAAGTGAAACAGATGTAGGTTAAAAAGATTGGCGAATAGTTTCTATGCAGCTTTATAAATAGAAAAGAGAGTAGTGCTACTTCACCCACTGTCCATTTATGACATTAGGTCAAAGACAAACCTTGGATCAGCAGAAAAGCTAGCTCTCCATAAGCTGAAAAGGGCAGTCCTTTATGAATACAATATGCCAGAGCAATTGTGTAGCCAATGAGCTCAAGCTCAAAGGAGGCTACACTAAGTCCTCTAACACTTCCATGCTTCAAAATCTTTAGTATCTGCAATAAAAATAGTTCAGCCAAAGAACATCGAAAGAGAAGGCTGTCTACACTACAACAAAGCAAATTTACATAAATGATCAATAGAAAAAAAAAACACCGTGTGATTGAAATGTTATTACGCTTATACATACAATTTCCTGAAACAGCCAGGTGCAGATTCATTCCGTATGAAGACATGGATGTTATTCTACAGGATATATTTGTTTCCAACATGTGATCTTAAATCACCTCTCTTATGAAGACCACAACTCATGTTATCGTGTTCATCTTCGCAACAGGTTGAAGATTGACTAACGGATCATTATATGAGCCTCATAATTCCCACAGGCTTCTATATACTGAAATCCTCATTTTAAGATTGACTAACTTTAAACTTATGCAAATATAGCTGAGCATGTCGCACCAACTACATCAGCAGTTCAGCACCATACACTAAACGCTATAAGAACATCTCGATCACTACACATCGTGACATGATGATACTCAAAAAGTAAAACATTGCTAGATACTATACTGTGTGATTATCTGCAACACTTGGTTGATTAAATAAGCATACAAAAATCTGTCAGGCAGGTTACTACGAGTCTACAATCATCCATCTGAAGCGCAACAAAGCCTGCAATCCTTTCTGATATTGTAATAATCCATGTTATGTGTGTACAGCAAACTCTCACACT encodes the following:
- the LOC123146002 gene encoding mannose-P-dolichol utilization defect 1 protein homolog 2 isoform X2, whose translation is MWRLANLDTMELEILGMNFGCVLSALSDAKIPEKECLLPLVSKLLGYCIVAASTTVKLPQILKILKHGSVRGLSVASFELELIGYTIALAYCIHKGLPFSAYGELAFLLIQAIILIGIIYYYSPPMGSKTWMKALLYCGLAPTVLAGKIDPGLFEILYASQHAIFFCARVPQIWKNFTNKSTGELSFLTSFMNFAGSLVRVFTSIQEKTPLSVLMGSVIGIVTNGTILGQIAMYQKPVPKKGKKEE
- the LOC123146002 gene encoding mannose-P-dolichol utilization defect 1 protein homolog 2 isoform X1 translates to MIPVCHMLCSVTTNGAFHSWPVDRKTCSTAPIALILKLSRQPSSLMACCVRKPSTGTRLLPGFRILENLEMSNGRILASGTPLKIFGMDIGYIWSALLDATIPSRDSLLPFLSTVLGYFIIAGSIVTKLPQILKILKHGSVRGLSVASFELELIGYTIALAYCIHKGLPFSAYGELAFLLIQAIILIGIIYYYSPPMGSKTWMKALLYCGLAPTVLAGKIDPGLFEILYASQHAIFFCARVPQIWKNFTNKSTGELSFLTSFMNFAGSLVRVFTSIQEKTPLSVLMGSVIGIVTNGTILGQIAMYQKPVPKKGKKEE